One window of the Leptospira koniambonensis genome contains the following:
- a CDS encoding tetratricopeptide repeat protein, translated as MQNAILNIRKVGGISLIFKYIPFLLISFCSFCTSLSAQTRNDYGWTGSPGNFYLLMDGKNVLTKETDFNSFPEGLNAVQKSEFALLAGEYLLLNKDSGKFSNLINSIRKEKDLGFAEVLLLYFQDIYFSKKSNGENFLKVWNPPAGDTYQKELVESTRNVLLYKKPADKIKCSPKKQYYSLCRMLRLGSYMADFKLSDPNHDREYTNLQRILSPFPGVTDPEEKELKHIPFLSNFLPNIADYLSELGFARDAIQFSKIGIVSENLGGRMLSHSYEKLAYYYLVDGDPNSAEKVLKYIIERQGEMAPAYKNSLYLKLGTLAYLQGEPARALEYYLNLDFLHWSTKILHPFLGEPIPINSARDLISVAVWKSKNSHKAVDALQSVSTPKNLTEDDLFTKLRIIQILSEDEPEVASKLAMDLSFLAQSKGWRRVEYSATLLHGFLQLKTNNLRKAIIEFTKAGGILKEDPSYKEEWIRLNGLFLSHKESSNLRGVKSFLDQALKISASGHTDDKTFEIKNYLPPSFGSKSLENSAIDFYTRHGYTNDLLSFMIHYEENSELQEDDSPPDLAILKTHNRISKYKGFYPPGREPWKSAWSEMRTKESSRIREESDPLKNANFKKLTHPLIAVFVKDKRVFLFHKDGDSSELEARELNTDNPTSYTAQSAFRSAMESFSKKDKIQIYLNSPGVEAAEYLRKEFPDSEIKLFLRFDKRDESDSAKKVFGPACENLFPKNLPEGEGHLGWQSFPLQYYDGSKLLQGKSALLVWNMKVTSKSPNGLRDYEWSCGSDSISFRKAKRRLDFRNLPDRIAFTKDSLSGSGWGDKSEDFLDWARFWLSAGTSRLYFVKYWNPESESDINLLERLANENGDPNLNSRVLKMVRNAE; from the coding sequence TTGCAAAATGCAATTTTAAATATTCGTAAAGTAGGCGGCATTAGCCTAATTTTCAAGTATATTCCATTTTTATTAATTTCATTCTGTTCTTTTTGTACATCGCTATCTGCTCAGACCCGTAATGATTACGGTTGGACAGGTTCTCCAGGTAATTTTTATCTTTTGATGGATGGCAAAAACGTCCTAACGAAGGAAACTGATTTTAATTCCTTTCCAGAAGGTCTGAATGCAGTCCAAAAATCAGAATTTGCACTATTAGCTGGTGAATATTTACTTCTTAATAAAGATTCCGGAAAATTTTCTAACCTTATCAATTCTATTCGAAAGGAAAAAGATCTAGGCTTCGCAGAAGTTCTTCTACTTTATTTTCAAGATATTTACTTCTCCAAGAAATCAAATGGGGAAAATTTCCTAAAAGTTTGGAATCCTCCTGCTGGAGACACTTACCAAAAAGAATTAGTAGAATCTACTCGTAACGTTCTTCTTTATAAGAAGCCAGCGGATAAGATCAAATGTTCTCCCAAAAAACAATATTATTCACTTTGTAGAATGCTTCGTCTCGGAAGTTATATGGCGGATTTCAAACTTTCTGATCCGAACCATGATAGAGAATATACAAATTTGCAAAGAATACTTTCTCCTTTTCCTGGGGTTACTGATCCAGAGGAGAAGGAGCTAAAACATATTCCTTTCTTATCTAATTTTCTTCCTAATATTGCAGATTATCTTTCGGAGTTAGGATTTGCAAGAGACGCGATCCAATTTTCTAAAATTGGTATTGTTTCTGAAAATTTAGGTGGAAGAATGCTTTCTCATTCTTACGAAAAATTGGCGTATTATTATTTGGTGGATGGGGATCCGAATTCTGCTGAAAAAGTTTTAAAGTATATAATAGAAAGACAAGGGGAAATGGCTCCCGCTTATAAAAATTCATTATATTTGAAGTTAGGAACTCTTGCATATTTGCAAGGTGAACCTGCAAGAGCACTTGAATATTATTTGAATTTAGATTTTTTACACTGGTCTACTAAGATACTCCATCCATTCTTAGGGGAACCGATTCCGATAAATAGCGCTCGCGATCTAATATCTGTTGCAGTTTGGAAATCTAAAAATTCTCATAAAGCTGTAGATGCTCTACAATCAGTTAGCACTCCTAAAAATCTGACAGAAGATGATCTATTTACTAAATTAAGAATTATTCAAATACTTTCAGAAGACGAACCTGAAGTAGCTTCTAAACTTGCAATGGATCTGAGCTTTCTCGCACAAAGTAAAGGGTGGAGAAGAGTAGAATATTCCGCGACATTGCTTCATGGGTTTTTGCAGTTAAAAACGAATAATCTTAGAAAAGCGATCATAGAGTTTACTAAGGCGGGCGGTATTTTAAAAGAAGATCCTTCTTATAAAGAAGAATGGATCCGTTTGAATGGATTATTTCTTTCTCATAAGGAATCTTCGAATCTAAGAGGAGTAAAAAGTTTCTTAGACCAGGCGCTTAAAATTTCTGCTTCAGGTCATACGGATGATAAAACTTTTGAGATCAAAAATTATCTCCCTCCTTCTTTCGGAAGTAAAAGTTTAGAAAATTCTGCAATTGATTTTTATACCAGACATGGTTATACAAACGATCTACTTTCTTTTATGATCCATTATGAGGAAAATTCTGAACTTCAAGAAGATGATTCTCCTCCTGACCTTGCGATCCTTAAAACTCATAATAGAATTTCTAAATATAAAGGATTTTATCCTCCAGGAAGAGAACCTTGGAAATCTGCTTGGTCTGAAATGAGAACCAAAGAATCTTCCCGCATTAGGGAAGAATCAGATCCTCTTAAAAATGCAAATTTCAAAAAGTTAACTCACCCGTTGATTGCAGTTTTTGTAAAGGATAAGAGAGTATTTCTATTTCATAAAGACGGAGATTCTTCCGAGCTGGAAGCAAGAGAGCTGAATACCGATAATCCTACTAGCTATACTGCTCAATCTGCTTTTAGAAGTGCGATGGAATCCTTTTCTAAAAAGGATAAAATCCAAATTTATTTGAATTCACCTGGAGTAGAAGCAGCAGAATATCTTAGAAAGGAATTCCCTGATTCTGAAATTAAATTATTCCTAAGATTTGATAAAAGAGACGAGTCTGATTCTGCTAAAAAAGTGTTCGGACCTGCTTGTGAGAATCTTTTCCCTAAAAATCTTCCGGAAGGGGAAGGCCATTTAGGCTGGCAGTCTTTTCCATTACAATATTATGATGGATCTAAATTGCTCCAAGGGAAGTCAGCTTTACTTGTTTGGAATATGAAAGTGACTTCTAAATCGCCTAATGGACTTAGGGATTATGAATGGTCCTGTGGATCTGATTCTATTTCTTTCAGAAAGGCAAAGCGTAGATTAGATTTTAGGAATTTGCCGGATAGAATTGCATTTACAAAGGATTCCCTTAGTGGTTCCGGCTGGGGAGACAAATCTGAGGACTTTTTGGACTGGGCTAGGTTCTGGCTGTCTGCAGGGACTTCTCGCCTTTATTTTGTTAAATATTGGAATCCAGAATCGGAATCCGACATAAATTTATTAGAGAGACTCGCAAATGAAAATGGGGACCCAAATCTGAATTCCAGAGTCCTCAAAATGGTTCGAAATGCAGAATAA
- a CDS encoding NAD(P)H-dependent glycerol-3-phosphate dehydrogenase, translated as MQIGVIGSGSFGSSLGVLLADKGYDVTIWGRNSGLIQEINENHRNEKYLPGIDLPKNLKGSTSLEEAVRDKDMIVSAPPSHAITDILKEIKSFLPEKAPIVSASKGIENGSLRLVSEIFEAELPGKFHSRLSYLSGPSFAKELVKRVPTIVSIASKNEATARKVQEIFSFTYFRTYWTPDVVGVEVGGSLKNVIAIAAGVSDGLGFGQNTRAALITRGLTEISRLGVKLGADPLTFLGPSGMGDLILTCCGDASRNRTVGFRLGKGESLDSILGGMVEVAEGVKTAKSGFELSQKLGIEMAITTEVYKMLYEHKNPKEVVRDLMGRDLKREGL; from the coding sequence ATGCAAATCGGCGTTATCGGATCTGGAAGTTTTGGTTCTTCTTTAGGTGTGTTGCTGGCGGACAAAGGTTATGATGTTACCATTTGGGGAAGGAATTCTGGGCTGATCCAAGAGATTAATGAGAACCATCGGAACGAAAAATATCTACCAGGCATAGATCTTCCTAAAAATTTAAAAGGAAGTACAAGTTTAGAAGAAGCCGTACGTGATAAGGACATGATCGTTTCTGCTCCTCCTTCTCACGCAATCACTGATATTCTAAAAGAGATTAAATCTTTTCTACCGGAAAAGGCTCCCATCGTTTCCGCAAGCAAAGGAATAGAAAATGGAAGTCTTAGACTAGTTTCCGAAATTTTTGAAGCAGAACTTCCAGGCAAATTTCATAGCAGATTATCTTATCTTTCTGGACCTAGTTTTGCAAAAGAGTTGGTCAAACGTGTACCTACGATAGTGAGTATCGCATCTAAAAATGAAGCAACTGCAAGAAAGGTACAGGAAATATTCAGTTTCACATATTTTAGGACCTATTGGACTCCAGACGTGGTCGGAGTAGAAGTTGGCGGCTCTTTAAAAAATGTGATCGCAATTGCTGCAGGAGTTTCTGACGGATTAGGATTCGGACAGAATACTAGAGCCGCTTTGATCACCAGAGGATTAACCGAAATTTCCAGACTAGGAGTCAAATTGGGAGCGGATCCTCTTACATTTTTAGGACCTTCTGGAATGGGAGATTTAATCCTTACTTGTTGCGGAGATGCTTCCAGAAACAGGACTGTAGGTTTCAGATTGGGAAAAGGAGAAAGTTTGGATTCTATCTTAGGCGGAATGGTAGAAGTTGCAGAAGGGGTTAAAACTGCAAAAAGTGGATTCGAATTATCCCAGAAATTAGGTATCGAAATGGCAATAACCACCGAGGTGTATAAAATGCTTTACGAGCATAAGAATCCGAAGGAGGTTGTTAGAGATTTAATGGGCCGGGACTTAAAAAGAGAAGGTCTATAA
- a CDS encoding metallophosphoesterase family protein, which translates to MRIIYLTDIHDGLRGLKEVLMGTECDLYLFSGDIIYKAFFNPERIIEFVTLQEDMYRIMDDVKEEINPYDYATRAVRFPEKYQPNVVEKSHDYRRLFHQAAKTMKEKYELIEIIIQKYAKAPVWLLPGNYDIDLQYSALYERDLHRKTFDMGGLKFAGYGGAPVITSGIPEKLAVKFHEYNRNGKNYSEPEDFFKEENPDVVVIHNPAYGFLDKIPSFGNVGSQGIRRYLDDYSPALVVSGHVHEDQGIIKKGKTVFLNPSNFGPVDSVFGFQPGGFFSEIEIENNLVKNVKLNRLSDHSIRHLLEVDCSGDKLELVHASNDSEVPAEDFIR; encoded by the coding sequence ATGAGGATCATTTACCTCACCGATATCCACGACGGGCTCAGAGGATTGAAAGAAGTCCTTATGGGAACCGAATGCGACTTGTACCTATTCTCCGGCGACATTATCTACAAAGCCTTTTTTAATCCAGAACGTATCATCGAATTTGTAACACTCCAAGAAGACATGTATCGTATCATGGATGATGTCAAAGAAGAGATCAATCCTTATGATTACGCAACAAGAGCAGTACGTTTTCCAGAGAAGTACCAGCCTAACGTGGTAGAAAAATCCCACGATTACAGAAGATTATTCCACCAAGCCGCAAAAACGATGAAGGAAAAATACGAACTCATCGAGATCATCATCCAAAAATACGCAAAAGCTCCTGTCTGGTTATTACCAGGAAATTATGATATAGATCTTCAATACTCCGCGTTATACGAAAGAGACCTGCATAGAAAAACCTTCGATATGGGAGGATTAAAATTTGCAGGTTATGGTGGAGCTCCAGTAATCACTTCAGGGATCCCGGAAAAATTAGCCGTAAAATTCCACGAGTATAATCGTAACGGAAAAAATTACAGCGAACCAGAAGACTTCTTCAAAGAAGAAAATCCAGATGTTGTTGTAATTCATAATCCAGCGTACGGATTTTTAGATAAGATCCCAAGTTTTGGAAATGTAGGCTCTCAAGGGATCCGAAGATATTTAGATGATTATTCTCCCGCCTTAGTTGTCTCTGGTCATGTTCATGAAGACCAAGGGATCATAAAAAAAGGAAAAACAGTGTTTTTGAATCCTTCTAATTTTGGACCGGTTGATTCAGTCTTCGGATTTCAACCTGGAGGCTTCTTCTCTGAAATAGAAATAGAAAACAATCTTGTAAAAAATGTAAAACTGAATAGACTATCGGATCACTCAATTCGCCACCTTTTAGAAGTCGATTGCTCTGGAGACAAGTTAGAGCTTGTCCATGCAAGCAATGACTCAGAAGTTCCGGCGGAAGATTTTATCCGATAG